Below is a genomic region from Naumannella halotolerans.
GGTGAAATCGGTCAGCTTCTCGGCCCCGATGACCAGGGCGCGGGTGGCCGCGCCGGCCATGATCGCCTGCTGTGCGACCGCCACCGAGTGGCTGAAACCGGAACAGGCGGTGTTCACGTCCAGTGCTGCGGGGTTGTGCTCCATCCCCAGGCCGGTGGCCACCCGGGCGGCGGTGTTCGGCGAACGGTCCTGGGCGGTGCAGGTGGCGACCACGATCATGTCGATGTCGGTGAGCTCGGTCGGATGCTTGGCCAACAGGTTCCGCGCCGCGGCCAGGGCCATGTCGGCAACGGTTTCCTCCGGCCCGGCCCAACGCCGTTCGCGGATGCCGACTCGCTGGGTGATCCACTCATCGGATGTCTCAACCATCGTCTCCAACTCGGAGTTGGGGACGACCCGGCTGGGCTGATGATGACCTGTGGCGACGATGCGAGTTCCCGGCATTGCACCATTGTCCACCTTTTTGGCCGGTACGCGCCGCAGGGGTCCGAGTACCGCTGCGGGCCGTCCCGGTCGGCCAGTTCACCACGCAGGCACGGGCCTGGTACTCGCGATGGCTCCCGATGATGCAGGACCGCCGTCGACGTCGTGGGGGCGGCCGCAGACCGCCCGACGACACGAGCGCAGCCTCCACGGGGCGCCGCCGGAGCGGGGGAGTCCGAGGGATTGAAAGGTGGGGATCCCACGACACGGTTCAGTTCAGGACACCCGGCGGACATCTGGCCCCGGGTGGTCAGCGCTTGACCGCGGCGACCACCAACTGGGCCAGTTGGGCATAGGCCTCGGAATCGGTCAGGCCGGTGGCCTCCTGCATCGACCCGCTGCCGATCCGCTTCATCGTCGCCGAGACGATCTCGGAGACGAAGGCCGCATTGGTGTCGTCACGGAAACTGCCCTTGGCCGTACCCTCCTGGATCAGTTCCCGGATCCGCATCGAGGCCCAGGCCGTGTTCGCCAGGTACACCTCGTGGGTGGGTGGAAAATCGGCCATATCGGTCAAGAACTCCCGCGATGCCGGGCGCAGCGCCTCCGAGACCGCGGTCAGGTAGGCGACCACTCGACGCTCGGGGGCGCGGGCCCGTTGCAGCTGCTTCTCCACGTACTCCGTCGCGCCCTTGAAGAACAGCCGAACGATGCTGGTCGCCAGTTGCTCCTTGGACTGGGCCAACGCGTACAGGGTGCGCTTCGAGCACCCCAGCCGCACCGTCAGATCGTCCATCGTGAAGTGCGCGAACCCCTCGGCGAGCATCAGCTCGAGCAGTTCGTCGCGCAGCTCGGACTGGCGACCGGTGAGTCGCACGCGCGGAAACTGCAGACGGGCCATGGGCCAAGAGTCTAGAGCGCGCCGCTGGCACACAGCACCGGCGCCATGACTGGCACTCGGACCGGTACTGCCGTAGCGTTCGCAGTACCGGTGCTGGAGGAGACGAGGAATGCGACCCAGAGTTCAACGGCTGCTGCCCAACGACGACGCGGCCGAGATGGTCAGCGTGGTGGCTGATTTCGCCCGCGCCGAGCTGGAGGCAGCCGCGGCCCAGGGCGAGGAGGCGGCGAAGTTCCCCGAGAAGGCCTATCTGCGGTTGGCCGAGCTCGGCGTGCTGGGGATGGCCTATCCGGAGGCCGACGGCGGACTCGGTCGGCCCTATGAGGTCTACCTGCAGGCGTTGGAGGAGATCGCCGCGGCCTGGTTCTCGGTCGGTGTGGGCGTCTCGGTGCACACCATGTCGGCCTGGCCGTTGGCCCATGTCGGTACGCCGCAGCAGCGATCCGCCTGGTTGCCGGGAATGCTCAACGGCGGCGGCATCGGTGGGTACGCGCTGAGCGAGCCGCAGGCCGGTTCCGACATCTCGGCCATCACCACCCGGGCGACGAAGACCGACGGCGGGTGGCGGATCAACGGGACCAAGGCATGGATCACCAATGGCGGGTATGCCGATCACTACACCCTGTTCGCCCGGACCGGGGAGGCTCATCACGACCTGAGTTGCTTCCTGGTCCCCGGTGATGCTCCCGGTCTCAGCGCCGCGGCGCCGGAGAAGAAGATGGGGATGACTGGTTCGCCGACCGCCATGCTGCATCTCGACGATGTCGAGATCGATCATGATCGGCTGATCGGCGAGATCAACGGTGGTGCGCGGATCGCTTTGTCTGCATTGGATTCCGGCCGTTTGGGCATTGCCGCCTGTGCCACCGGATTGGCTCAGGCAGCACTTGATCATGCGGTTGCCCATGCCCGCGAACGCGAACAGTTCGGTCGACCGATCAGCGATTTCCAGGGAATGCAGTTCCTCCTCGCCGAGATGGCCGCGGCAGTGGACAGTTCGCGGGCGACGTACCTGATGGCCGCACGAAAGCGCGACGCCGGCATGGACTTCACCCGTGATGCCGCGGTGGCGAAACTGACCTGCACCGATTCCGCGATGAAGGTGACCACCGATGCCGTGCAGGTGCTCGGTGGGTACGGATACACCCGCGACTTCCCGGTCGAGCGGTTCATGCGGGAGGCCAAGATCACCCAGATCTTCGAGGGCACCAACCAGATCCAGCGGTTGGTGATCGCTCGTCAACTGGCCAGGTCCTGACCTCGCGAACGTGACCGATGCCTGACGGAGGGCTCAGCCCTTCTTCCGTCGCAGGGCCTCGACGTCGAGGAACTCGTTCGCCGGCACCGGGGTGTCCTCGACCCCGTCCTCCCACGGGTCGTAGGGCTTCTCGGTGTCGTTCTCGTCCAGATATCCCTGCGACGGATCGAACGGGTTGGCCAGCCGGCGGCCACCCTCCTCGACCACCGGGACCACCGAGGCGGCCGACATGTCCTCGTCCGGCAGCTCCCGCAGCACCGTCTTGGCGTAGTCCTTCGCCGCGTCGAGGATCGGCACCTCGCTGCCGACGGCCTCCGACATGTACCACCGGTGGTCCAGCACCTCGTGGAAGACCTGGGCTGGTTCGCGTTTCGCCCGCAGGTCGTCCGGGACCGAGGCCACCACCGGTTCGAACACCCGGGTCAGCCACTGGTGGGCGACCACCGCCTCATCGGCGCCCTGCTGGTCGGTACGTACCCGGAAGGTGTCCAGGTCGTTCAGCAACCGCCGAGCCTGGTTCTCCTCGGTGTCCAATCCGGTCAGCCGGAGCAGCCGGCGCGAATGGTGACCGGCATCGACCACCTTCGGCTGGATCCGTACCGTCGAACCGGCGAGATCGGTGGTGATGTCGAGCTCGGCCACGTCGAAGCCGAGCGCATTCAACCGGCGTACCCGGGAGTCGATCCGGTGCATCTCCGAGGTGTCGAACTCCTCGGCGCCGGTGAGCTCGTTCCACAGCTCGTGATAGCGGTTCTCGATGGTCTCCACCAGGCCGATCGGCTTCAGCGCCTCGTCCAGCATGCCGCCGGCCTCGAGGTCACAGAACTCACCGAAGAGGTTGGTCTTGGCGATCATCAGATCGTGTTCGCGTTGGCCCTTCGACAACTCGTCGTGGATCTCACCGGTCTCGGCATCGACCAGATAGGCCGCGAACTCGCCGGCGTCACGGCGGAAGAGGATGTTCGACAAGGACACATCGCCCCACAGCACCCCGGCCAGGTGCAGTTTGGCCAGCAGCACGACCATCGCATCCAGCAAGCGGCCGACGGTCTCGCTGCGGACACCGGGGGTGAACAGTGCCCGATAGGGCAGGGAGAAGCGCAGATGTTTGGTCAGCAGCACCGGATCCAGCGGCTCCCCGTCGGGAGTGACCCGCCCGGTCACCACGCCGACCGGTTCGACCGAGGGGGTCTCCAGGCGGTTCAGATCGTGCAGCAGTCGGTACTCGTGCAGCGCCAGGTGTTCGATGACCTCCTTGGCGGCGTAGATCTCGTCACCCACGCGGATGAACCGGACCACGTGACGGGAGATGCCTCGGGGCAGGGCGACCAGCTTGTCGACCGGCCAGTCGGTCAGCGGCGTGTCCCACGGTTGCTGCAGCAACCGCGAGTCGGGCTGGGCGGACAGGAACCGAGGCATTTGGTCATTCTGGCACGACGGTCGAACGTACGCCCGACAGGTCTGGGTGTGCCGGTGGATGGGAAACCGGAGCGGCCCGCCACCTGTCGGTGACGGGCCCCTTCACCGGTTTCGGGATCAGGAGATCCGGTCCCCGGACGCCTTGGAGAAGACGTGGGTGGCTGCGGGATCCACGGCCAACCGGACGACCGATCCGCGGGCCGGGGTGTTGCCCGAGGCGATCCGGGCGACGATCCGCGGGGCGGTCAGCTTGGCTGCCTCGTCCAGACCGGCGACGGAACCGTAGAGATAGGCGTCGGCGCCCAGCTCCTCGACCACCGAGACCTCAAGCCCGATGCCCTGGTCGGCGACCTCGAAGGTCTCCGGACGGACACCCAGCACCAGGGTGTCCTCGCCGGGGGCCTTGTCCAGCACCTCGCGAGCGACCGGGGCGACGTAGTCACCGATCTGGATGCCGCCGTCGACGACCTTGCCCTCGATCAGGTTCATCGCCGGGGAACCGATGAAGCCGGCGACGAACAGGTTGCGCGGCTCGTAGTACAGGGTCAGCGGGGTGTCGACCTGCTGCAGCAGGCCGTCCTTCAGCACCGCCACCCGATCGCCCATGGTCATCGCCTCGACCTGGTCGTGAGTGACGTAGACGGTGGTGACGCCGAGGCGTCCCTGCAGATCGGCGATCTGGGTACGGGTGGAGACGCGGAGCTTGGCGTCGAGGTTCGACAGCGGCTCGTCCATCAGGAAGACCTGGGGCTGGCGGACGATGGCGCGGCCCATGGCGACGCGCTGACGCTGACCACCGGAGAGTGCCTTCGGCTTCCGGTTCAGGAAGTCCTCCAGACCGAGCAGCTTGGCTGCCTCGCCGACCCGCTTGTCCCGCTCGGCCTTCGGCACGTTCTGCATCTTCAGGGCGAAGCCCATGTTGTCCGCCACGGTCATGTGCGGGTACAGCGCGTAGTTCTGGAAGACCATCGCGATGTCGCGGTCCTTCGGCGGGCGGTCGGTGACATCGTTCTCGCCGATGTAGATCGCTCCGGCGTTCACTTCCTCCAAGCCGGCGAGCATCCGCAGCGAGGTCGACTTGCCACAGCCCGAGGGGCCGACGAGCACCATGAACTCGCCGTCACCGATCTCGAGGTTGAGCTTGTCCACCGCGGGGGTGTCGGCACCCGGGTAGAGACGCGTGGCGTCCTTGTAACTGACAGTGGCCATTGCCTGTCTGTTCCTTCCACGGGCAGGTACGTGCCCGACGATCCGTAGTGGATGGTGACGGTCCCCGTTGACCGCCTCAATGTGTCACCCGGGTGGAACCCGGAGCGTGTTGAGGACAACATACGCCCTCACTGTGACCTGCGCCACCCAGGGGTCGAGGATTCAGCATTCGACGATGTTCACGGCCAGTCCGCCGCGGGCCGTCTCCTTGTACTTGACCTTCATGTCGGCCCCGGTCTGCATCATCGTCTTGATCACCTTGTCCAGGCTGACGGTGTGCCGGCCGTCGCCGTGCAGGGCCAGCCGGGCGGCGGTGATCGCCTTCACCGAGGCGACCGCATTGCGTTCTATACAAGGGATCTGGACCAACCCGCCGACCGGGTCGCAGGTCAGACCGAGATGATGCTCCATGCCGATCTCGGCGGCGTTCTCGACCTGTTCGGGGGTGCCACCGAGGACCTCGGCCAGGGCTCCCGCCGCCATCGAGCAGGCCGTACCGACCTCGCCCTGGCAGCCCACCTCGGCGCCGGAGATGGATGCGGTCTGCTGGTAGATCGAGGCCAGGGCACCGGCGGTCAGCAGGAACCGCAGGATGGTCTCTTCGTCGCTGCCGGGCAGGAAGCGGTCGGCGAAGTGCAGCACCGCCGGGATGATGCCGGCGGCACCGTTGGTCGGGGCGGTGACCACTCGGCCACCGGAGGCGTTCTCCTCGTTCACGGCCAGGGCCCACAGGGTCACCCAGTCCATCGCCGCCAGGGGATCGATCTCGGCGGCCGACTCCAGTCGTCGGTGCAATTCGGCGGCGCGACGACGTACCTTCAGGCCGCCGGGCAGGACGCCGACGGTGTCGCAGCCCTTATGCACGCACTCCTGCATCACCGCCCAGATCTCCAGCAGCCGCCGGCGTACCTCCGCTGCCGGACGCCGGGCGCACTCATTGGCCCAGGCGACCTCGGAGATCCGCAACTGCTCGCGCTCGCAGATCTGCAACAGCTCGGCGCCGGTACGGAAGGGGTGGGGCAGCGGAGTCGGGTCGGGGACGATCTGCGGGTTGCCGCTGCCGTCGTCGTCGAGGACGAAACCGCCGCCGATGGAGTAGTAGGTCTGCTGCCGGACCTCGGTCTCGTCGTGCCAGGCGGTGAACGTCATGCCATTGGGATGGAAGGGCAGCGAGCGGCGCCGGTACAGCAGCAGATCGGCATCCGGATCGAAGTCGATCTTGTGCGATCCGTTCAGTGCAAGGGTTCTGTGGTCCTTGATCTCCTGCACCCGGACCGGTGTGGCGTCGGTGTCGACGGTCTGCGGGTCCTCCCCGCACAGGCCGAGCAGTACCGCTGCCTCCGAGCCGTGGCCGTGGCCGGTCGCGCCCAGGGAGCCGAACAGCTCGGCCCGCACCCGGGTGACCCGGTCGAGTTCACCGTGCTCGGCCAACAGGGCGGCGAACTTCGCAGCCGCTCGCATCGGGCCGACGGTGTGCGAACTGGACGGCCCGATGCCGATCTTGAACAGATCGAACACGCTGACGCTCACGCGGCCAGTCTGCCCGATAAGTCGCTGCCGCAGGGTCGGTGTGCGAGATTCGCGCGGTACGTGCGTCCAGCGCAACGCGGCGCTGGGTGTCGGATCAGCTCCGGCACGGCCGCGGCGCACCGACAACGGCCTACGGCACAATCGGTGCGTGCCCCTGACCGATCCTGTTGCGCGCCTGATCCTCGACGAGGCCGGTGACCTGCGGGGAGCCCGGGTGTTCGTGCTCGACGACCGTGACGCGGAACTGGCCACCGGTGCGGCGGCAGCCGGGGCGGCCGAGGTCCGGTGGTGGGGAGACGACGTCCGGGACGACCCCGATCTTCCGGGGTCGATCGCCCTGCCGGAGATCGATGCCGGGACCGATCTGGTGCTGGCCCGCCTGCCCCGCGCCCTCGACCGGTTGGACGAGTACAGCCGAGAACTGGCTGCGCGGGCGCCGGGAGCCAGGATCGTCGCCGGCGCGCGGGTGAAACACATGACCCGCTCGATGAATGCGGTGCTGGAACGGCACTGGCGGCAGGTACGTGCCAGCCTCGGCCGCGACCGCAGCCGGGTGCTGCACGCGACCGATGCCCGACCGATCGATCCGGACGCGACGAACCGGTGGCCGCGGGAGGCCACCGTGCAGACCCCCGGTGGCAATCTCACCCTGGTGCACCACGGTGGAGTCTTCGCCGGCGGCAGGCTGGACCCGGGAACCCGGTTGCTGCTGCAGGCCCTGGCGCAAGCGCGGCCGTCGCCGGGCAGGGCCCATGACCTGGGGTCGGGCACCGGGGTGCTCGGTCTCTGGTTGGCGCGCAGTGGCCACCGGGTGAGTGCCAGCGACATCTCCCGATTCGCCGTCGCCTCGACCCGGCAGGGCGCCCGGGTCAATGACGTGTCGATCGAGGTACGGCTGGCCGACGGTGTCGCCGGCGTGCCGCCGTCGGTGGAGCCGCAACTGGATCTGCTGGTGTCGAATCCTCCGTTCCACAGCGGCGCGGCCAAGGACAGCACCCCGACCCTGGAGCTGATCCGGAATCTGCCGACGGTGGTCCGACCCGGTGGTCAGGCGTGGCTGGTGTGGAACTCCCATCTGCCCTACCTCCCGGCGCTCCGAGCGGTGGGCCGGACCACGATCGTTGCCCGGAACCGCGCCTACACCGTCACCCGGACGATCCTCTGAGCAGTTGGTCTCTGAGTACTTGCTCTCTGAGCAGGTGGCCGGTGAGCCTCCGGCCGCTGAGCGTCTGGTCGCTGAGCCTCCGGCCGCTGAGCGTCTGGTCGCTGGGTGTCTGGTCGCTGGGTGTCTGGTCGCTGGGCGTCTAGTCGCTGAGTGGCTGCTCCGTGGGGTGGCTGGCCGCTGAGTGTCCAGCCTCGGAGTTCTGGCCACGGAGCACCGACAGGTCCGGTGACGAGCACGTCACCGGCCGTGGTTCAGCGCGATCGGAGGGCCGCGCGGACCGCAGTGACGAACCCGGCGCCGGACAGATCCATCCAGGTGAAGCGCAGGACCCGCCAGCCGGCCAGGACCAGCGCATTCTGCCGGGTCCGATCCTGCTGAAATGCCGCGGCCGAACCGTGGCTCTGCCAGCCGTCGATCTCGACCACGAGCCGCCGAGCAGCGAAGACGATGTCGCCGAAGTAGTGGCGGGCACCGACGCTGATCCGATGGTTGGCCCTCCAACCGGTGATGGACGCCTGGCGCAACAACCGGTGGGCGAGCCGTTCTGCTGCCGACCAGGGTTGGTCCCGGGAATCGGCGAGCACTCGCCTGCGCAGCTGGTGGCCGCGACGGCCGGTCGTCGCGGCCAGGGCTCGATGCAGCTCCTCGAGGCTGACTGCTCGCTGCCGCAGCGCGGTGTCGATCGTCGATCCGTCGTCGGTGGCCGCCAGGTCGATCGCCGTCATTGCCGGACCTGTGCACCGCATCCCGTTGTCGACGGTGATGAACTCCGGATCGATCCAGCGCCGCTCGAATGTGTACCCGGCGTGTCGATCGCGTCGCCGCCGACACGACACGTCGACGACGCCGGATGGTGGTCGAGCGGCGAAGTGCAAGCAGGCCGCGGCGTGCCCGGTGACCACGGCATCGCGGTCGAATGCCATCAATGCCTGCAACCGCACCAGCAAAGGAGGGTCCGGTTGTGCCCAGATCCCGGGCAGCACCGGTCGGAGTCCAGCCCGGCGCGCGGCGCTCCGTAGCTGGGGTGGTGCCGCAGATCGACGAAGCCGCATTCGGCGAGAACCATCGGGAGACTCACGTGAGGAACAGTGGCGAGAATCGGCGGTGAGCTGCAGACCCGACGGGAAACTGTGGACGGTGCTGGTGCCGGGCACAGGCTGTGGATGAGCAGAAACGGACACTCGATCGCCGAATCACCCCAGGAAGGGGCAAATCGCCGATCGAGTGTCCGTTTCTGCTCAGCAGCCCGGGTCTACGGCCTCCACGTTCCTCAGTGGCCCGCCGTCACCGGGTCCTGCTGCGATCGCAGCAGCTCGGCATAGCGACCGCCGGCAGCCAGCAGGTCGTCGTGGCGGCCTTGTTCGACGATCCGGCCGTGATCGAGCACCACGATCCGATCGGCATTGCGGATGGTCGACAACCGGTGAGCGATGGTGATCGTGGTCCGGCCATGACTCAACTCGTCCAGAGCCCGCTGCACGGCGCGTTCGGTGGTGTTGTCCAGGGCCGAGGTGGCCTCGTCCAGCACCAACACCGGCGGGTTGCGCAGGATGGTCCGAGCCAGCGCGATCCGCTGCTTCTCACCGCCGGAGAATCGATGGCCACGGGATCCGACGAGGGTGTCGTAGCCGTGTGGCAGATCGGCGATCACATCGTGCAACTGGGCCGTCTCGGCGGCGGCGAGCAACTCCTCGTCGGTGGCATCGGGCCGCGCATACCGCAGGTTGTCCGCGATCGAGGCGTGCAGCAGATAGGTGTCCTGGGAGACCACACCCACCAACTGGGCGAGGTTCGTCAGCCGCAGGTCGCGCACGTCGACCCCGTCGATCCGGACCGATCCCTCGGTCGGGTCGTGCAGCCGGGAGACCAACCCGGCCAGCGTCGACTTGCCCGAACCCGTCGCGCCGACGATCGCCAGCCTGCTGCCGGCGGGAACGTCGATGTCGATCCCGGACAGGGCCGGGTTCTCCGAATCGGGGTAGTGGAAGCTGACGTGGTCGAAGCGCACGGCGCCGGCCGTCTGCTGCGGGTCCAGCTCGACCGGTTCGTTCGGGTCGTCGATCGTCACCGGAAGGTCGAGGTACTCGAAGATCCGGGAGAACAGGGCCAATGAGCTGGTCACCTGGACGGCCACACTGAGCACCCCCATCAGCGGCCGGAAGAGGGCCGCCTGCAGACCGGTGAAGGCGACCAGGGTGCCGATGGAGATCCCGGTACCGGTGCTGGGCAGCCCGGCGATCAGGTAGATCGCTGCCGGAATGGCGGCGAAGATCACGCTCAGGCTGGCCATCCGCCAGCGACCGGCGAGCTGGGACTGGACCTCGAGCTCGGTCAACCGGTGGGAGGAGGCGGTGAAGCGCTCGGCCAGTTGCGGCCCCGAGCCGAGGGTCTTGGACAACTGCACGCCGGAGACCGAGAGGGATTCCTCAATCTGCGTCTGCAGATCGGCCAGCGCCTGCTGGGCCTGGTTGGTGATCCGGCGACGCATCGACGAGACCTTGCGGGTGAACCAGATCGCCGGCGGCAGCACGACCAGGCTCAGCAGCGACAGCTGCCAGGAGAGCGCGACCATCGCGAATGCCGTGGCGATCACGGTGGTCACATTGGTGGCGATGGAGGTGGCGGTATTGGTCACCACCGACTGCATCGCGTTGATGTCATTGGTCAGCCGCGACTGCACCTCGCCACCACGGGTACGGGTGAAGAAGTCCAGCGGCAGACGTTGCAGATGGGCGAAGACCTTGGTCCGCAGGCCGTGCATCACCTGCTGGCCGACGATCGTGGACTGCCAGGTCTGGATCACGCCGAAGACCGCGCTCAGCACGGCGACACCGAGCATCGCGCCGACCAGCAGCAACAGCAGTGGTACGTCGTGGTTCGGGATCGCGGAGTCGAAGAGTCGCTGGGTGATGAACGGGGTGGCGACGCCGACCACCGAGGTGGCGGCGATCAGCACCATCACCAGGGCGATTCGCCAGCGATAGGGGTGGAAGAGCGCCAGGATTCGGCGCAGACTGACCGGGTACTCGGCCAGTTGGGCCACATCCGCGGGGTCCTTGCGGGTGGGTGGCATGGGGCGGCCGCCGGGACCGGCGGCAAAACGTTGTTCTGGTGGTTGAGCAACCATCGGGCCCTCCTTTCCTGCGAGGGGCTATTAATGAGGTTACCTCATTATGTGGAAACCGCAACATTGGCTAGGATGATCCTGTGTCCACCGATCCCGATCTCGCCGACCTGCCCCTGGGGCAGCTGTTGATGCGTGCCGGGCGCGGCTGGCGTCACGCCCAGCTCCGCGCGCTGGAACCGTTCGGTCTCGCCGCCCATCAGGCCCACGCGTTCTGGGTGGTGGTTCGCTGGGGTGCCGACGCCGAGGAATTGCGGTTGTCCAGGCTGGCCGACCGGTTGCGGATCGCGCCACGCTCGGCGACCGAGGTCGTCGACGCGTTGGAGGACAAGGGTCTGGTCCGGCGCCTGCCCAGTCAGACCGATCGGCGTGCGACCGTCGTCGAGCTGACCGATGCCGGGCGGGAGCTGGCCGTGCAGATGCGTCAGGGGCAGGTGGTGACCGACTTCTTCGCCGGTCTCAGTGAGCAGGAGGCCGAACAGTTGCGGAAGCTGTTGATCAAGGTGATCACCGAAGCGGGGGAGTGAACCAACCGGCCGGGCGCTGTTTGCATTCCGTACACCGCAGGTTGGGTGAGGCGTTGTCGACCGCCGAAAGGGTGAGGAGGTCATTGCACCGGCCAGAACTTAGCTTAGGGATCCTAATCATGAAGTCAACGCGCACGTTCCTCACGCTCCTCACCCCCAAACCGCACGGCGGGCGCCGCTCCGCGCGTACCTGCCGGATGCGCTGTGGGGACGCCTGTTTCCACGATGTGCCGAACAAGTCCGACAACGACTACCTGGGTGACATCCTGGGCACGTTGTCCCGCCGGGGCCTGCTGAAGGCCGGGCTGGTGGTCGGTGGTGCAGCCGCTCTGGGCGCCACCGGTGCCGGCCTGAACCCGCGCACGGCCGCGGCCAATCCGTTCGGCTGGACCCCGATCTCACCGAGCACCGCTGACGCGGTGGTGGTGCCACAGGGATACGAGCAGCAGGTGGTGATGGCCTGGGGTGACAAGCTGTTCAGCTCCGCCCCGGATTTCGATCCGCTCGACCAGACCGCCGAGGCCCAGGCCCAGCAGTTCGGTTACAACAGCGACTACCTCGGGTTCCTGTCCTACGACGACGACACCGATCTCCTGCTGAACAACCACGAGTACACCGACGAATACATCATGTTCCCCGACTACGACCCGGAGAACCCGACCGAGGAACAGGTACGGATCGCCTGGGCCGCGCACGGGCTCTCGGTGGTTGCGGTACGTCGGCCGCAGGGTGACACCGGGCCACTGGAGCCGATCATCGACCACCCGATGAACCGGCGGTTCCACACCGGCACCGAGTTCGAGCTCACCGGCCCGGCGGCCGGCTCGGATCTGCTCAAGACCTCCGCCGACCCCAGCGGAACCCTCGTCCTCGGCACCTTGAACAACTGTGCCGGTGGGCTCACCCCGTGGAACACCTGGCTTACCGCGGAGGAGAACTTCAACCAATACTTCGCCCATGCGGCCGAGGTCGACGATGCCGAGACCGCCGAGCGGCTGGCTCGGTACGGCGTCACCGAGGGGGCCAGCGAGCGCCGCTGGGAGGACTTCGACGACCGCTTCGACCTGACCAGGGAGCCGAATGAGGTCAATCGGTTCGGCTGGGTGGTCGAGGTGGATCCGATGGATCCCGAGAGCACCCCGAAGAAGCGCACCGCCCTCGGCCGCTTCAAGCACGAGGCGGCCACCATCCGGATCGCCGACGACGGCCGGGCAGTCGCCTACAGCGGTGATGACGAACGGTTCGACTACTTCTACAAGTTCATCTCCCGCGACCAGGCCGGCCCCGGGTGCCTGGCCGAGGGCGACCTCTTTGTCGCGAAGTTCGTCGGCAACTCCCCGCAGAGTGAGATCGACGGCTCCGGTGAACTGCCCGCCGACGGCGAGTTCGACGGTACGGGGGAGTGGATCCCGCTGGTCGTCGACGGCGAGTCGAAGGTGCCGGGCATGAGCCTGGA
It encodes:
- a CDS encoding ABC transporter ATP-binding protein, coding for MPPTRKDPADVAQLAEYPVSLRRILALFHPYRWRIALVMVLIAATSVVGVATPFITQRLFDSAIPNHDVPLLLLLVGAMLGVAVLSAVFGVIQTWQSTIVGQQVMHGLRTKVFAHLQRLPLDFFTRTRGGEVQSRLTNDINAMQSVVTNTATSIATNVTTVIATAFAMVALSWQLSLLSLVVLPPAIWFTRKVSSMRRRITNQAQQALADLQTQIEESLSVSGVQLSKTLGSGPQLAERFTASSHRLTELEVQSQLAGRWRMASLSVIFAAIPAAIYLIAGLPSTGTGISIGTLVAFTGLQAALFRPLMGVLSVAVQVTSSLALFSRIFEYLDLPVTIDDPNEPVELDPQQTAGAVRFDHVSFHYPDSENPALSGIDIDVPAGSRLAIVGATGSGKSTLAGLVSRLHDPTEGSVRIDGVDVRDLRLTNLAQLVGVVSQDTYLLHASIADNLRYARPDATDEELLAAAETAQLHDVIADLPHGYDTLVGSRGHRFSGGEKQRIALARTILRNPPVLVLDEATSALDNTTERAVQRALDELSHGRTTITIAHRLSTIRNADRIVVLDHGRIVEQGRHDDLLAAGGRYAELLRSQQDPVTAGH
- a CDS encoding MarR family winged helix-turn-helix transcriptional regulator; this encodes MSTDPDLADLPLGQLLMRAGRGWRHAQLRALEPFGLAAHQAHAFWVVVRWGADAEELRLSRLADRLRIAPRSATEVVDALEDKGLVRRLPSQTDRRATVVELTDAGRELAVQMRQGQVVTDFFAGLSEQEAEQLRKLLIKVITEAGE
- a CDS encoding PhoX family protein, with the translated sequence MKSTRTFLTLLTPKPHGGRRSARTCRMRCGDACFHDVPNKSDNDYLGDILGTLSRRGLLKAGLVVGGAAALGATGAGLNPRTAAANPFGWTPISPSTADAVVVPQGYEQQVVMAWGDKLFSSAPDFDPLDQTAEAQAQQFGYNSDYLGFLSYDDDTDLLLNNHEYTDEYIMFPDYDPENPTEEQVRIAWAAHGLSVVAVRRPQGDTGPLEPIIDHPMNRRFHTGTEFELTGPAAGSDLLKTSADPSGTLVLGTLNNCAGGLTPWNTWLTAEENFNQYFAHAAEVDDAETAERLARYGVTEGASERRWEDFDDRFDLTREPNEVNRFGWVVEVDPMDPESTPKKRTALGRFKHEAATIRIADDGRAVAYSGDDERFDYFYKFISRDQAGPGCLAEGDLFVAKFVGNSPQSEIDGSGELPADGEFDGTGEWIPLVVDGESKVPGMSLEEVLIFTRQAGDAVGATKMDRPEDAEASPVTGHVFIALTNNTNRVADEVDEANPRPENKDGHVLELVEDGDDAASLTFGWKLLLVCGVPDDPSSYFGGFDKSQVSPISCPDNLTFDSLGNLWISTDGQPSSLGHNDALFLVPVEGEDRGKVQQFLSVPHGAETCGPWVVGDGSGRICVAVQHPGETDEATFEQQSSHWPDGGDSVPRPGVVAVWPADATTPTPTSSASTSPGASGSASPSSSPSPSSSPSASGSPSASGSPEPGGRPPLADTGAADLLGPGAVGLAALAGGLAAFRNRGRRSEETDESDQ